The Pleurodeles waltl isolate 20211129_DDA chromosome 7, aPleWal1.hap1.20221129, whole genome shotgun sequence genome includes a region encoding these proteins:
- the LOC138246813 gene encoding taste receptor type 2 member 39-like, with amino-acid sequence MDPFQIIFLAFNSTALLIGITTNTCMAAVISTQSAVIRLLSTSNRLLLIAVALANILLQCCSAGCVLLRFLWKDVFFKDCVWKNFYILFPIFFFSNIWFNSWLCTFYCIKIVNFSHALLARIKLRFSGMVPWLLLGSVLASIVINVPDTVYISNLSTLSTTANTTFVVEDYQYNNFQIMLMIAMGCLAPLVVIVASSVLVLTSLYRHTQLMQQNMEGLNGGPNMAAHIKAAKTILSLLVLFIFYAVVSIVGLTQDAGDTIHAKFYITLCAYNSYPSINSLILILGNPKLKTAIIKGFSIQH; translated from the coding sequence ATGGATCCATTTCAGATCATTTTCCTGGCTTTCAatagcactgccctgctgatcggCATCACCACCAACACCTGCATGGCAGCTGTGATCTCCACTCAAAGTGCTGTGATCAGACTCCTGTCAACATCAAACCGTCTTCTGCTGATAGCGGTGGCCTTGGCCAATATTCTGCTGCAGTGCTGTTCGGCAGGATGTGTCCTGCTCCGCTTTCTCTGGAAGGATGTGTTCTTTAAAGATTGTGTATGGAAGAACTTCTATATCCTCTTCCCAATTTTTTTCTTCTCAAACATCTGGTTCAACAGCTGGCTCTGCACCTTCTATTGCATCAAGATTGTCAACTTCTCCCATGCGCTCCTCGCTCGCATCAAACTAAGATTCTCTGGCATGGTTCCCTGGCTGCTCCTGGGTTCTGTTCTGGCATCTATTGTGATAAATGTACCAGACACCGTTTACATTAGTAATCTATCTACATTAAGCACCACAGCAAACACCACCTTTGTTGTCGAAGATTATCAATACAATAATTTTCAAATAATGTTGATGATTGCCATGGGATGCCTTGCTCCTCTTGTAGTGATAGTAGCCTCATCTGTGCTGGTCCTTACCTCTCTCTACAGACACACCCAGCTGATGCAGCAGAACATGGAAGGCCTCAATGGGGGACCCAACATGGCAGCTCACATCAAGGCAGCAAAGACTATCTTGTCGCTTCTGGTCCTATTCATCTTCTATGCGGTTGTCTCGATAGTGGGTCTAACACAAGATGCTGGAGACACAATACATGCTAAGTTTTATATTACTCTGTGTGCATACAATTCTTACCCTTCCATTAACTCCCTGATCCTCATCCTTGGGAATCCCAAGTTGAAGACAGCAATCATAAAAGGTTTCAGCATTCAACATTGA